The genome window GAAGGGTTCGCCGAACATGGACTGGATATCCTGTTGGGTGGTGGTGCCCTGAGAAATGTGTTGGGTCTGTGACAGATCGAAATCATGGCCGACGGAGCCGCAACCCGCCAAGGTCAACCCCCCTGCCAGCAATACAGCAAACAGTACATTTATTTTCATGGCTTTACCTCCTTCTGGGAATCCAGTTAACAACCTGTGAACGGCCCGCCAGCAAAAATTCGCGTTGCTTCGAAACCCAATCCACGGGTCCAAACAGGCAAACATTCCTGACAGGATGAGTCGATTCTATCACGGCCCCGGAAACAACCCAACCGCTAGTTGGAAAGCCGAAACAAATCAGGGGATTCAGGTGAGGATGTTGTACTTTTCCTGGTGCAGCTTGGGATTGACCTTGATGTGGACTTCGATGCCGTAAAATTTTTCCAGTTCATCGAAGTAGGAAGTCTCTTCCTCGAACAAAAGGTCGTACACCGGCGGCGGCACTTCGATGGTGATGTTCTGTGG of Nitrospina watsonii contains these proteins:
- the bamE gene encoding outer membrane protein assembly factor BamE domain-containing protein; this translates as MKINVLFAVLLAGGLTLAGCGSVGHDFDLSQTQHISQGTTTQQDIQSMFGEPFRKGIQNGHPVWVYEKSTYSAIGKDKTKSLIVEFDDQGVVRKYQVMSSDLDK